One genomic window of Tatumella citrea includes the following:
- a CDS encoding MFS transporter, with the protein MSESAVLSRSQLNKRILSVIIFTFFCYLSVGLPLAVLPGFVHHQLGYSSFIAGVIISLQYFSTLISRPQSGRLADSMGPKRVVMLGLILCGMSGVLTIIAACLTSKPLLSLSLLAAGRIFLGFGESFSSTGSTLWGMNIAGPVHTARVISWNGVATYMAMAIGAPLGVMLNQGLGVFGFAGLVAVMGALGFYLASRKPAVVVTVGQRVPFSQVFRRVWIYGVALGLGTIGFGVIATFITLYFSSRGWSGAAMTLTLYSLGFAGVRLVSGNAITRFGGIKVSLVSFIAEAIGLFLLWHADSVLAADIGALLTGCGFSLIFPALGVEAVKQVEQQSQGSALGTYSAFLDFGLGMTGPVAGLLMNHLGIRSVYLAASLVVIAGVLMMIRLLVCPRKPLGTS; encoded by the coding sequence ATGTCCGAATCTGCGGTCCTGAGTCGTTCTCAGTTAAACAAACGAATCTTATCTGTCATTATTTTTACATTCTTTTGCTATTTATCCGTCGGTCTGCCACTGGCGGTATTACCTGGATTTGTCCATCACCAGCTTGGTTATAGTTCCTTTATTGCCGGAGTTATCATCAGCCTGCAATATTTCTCTACTCTGATCAGCCGTCCGCAAAGTGGCAGGCTGGCCGACAGTATGGGGCCAAAAAGAGTCGTAATGCTTGGCCTGATATTATGCGGAATGAGTGGGGTACTGACGATTATTGCCGCCTGTTTAACCTCAAAACCGTTACTGAGTCTGTCGCTGCTGGCCGCTGGCCGGATATTTCTTGGTTTTGGTGAGAGTTTTAGCAGCACCGGTTCCACATTATGGGGTATGAATATTGCCGGTCCGGTGCATACGGCGAGGGTTATCTCGTGGAACGGCGTAGCAACCTATATGGCTATGGCGATAGGCGCTCCACTCGGGGTGATGCTAAATCAGGGGCTGGGGGTGTTTGGTTTTGCCGGCCTGGTAGCTGTGATGGGTGCTCTCGGCTTCTATCTTGCCAGCCGTAAACCCGCAGTAGTGGTTACCGTAGGTCAGCGGGTTCCGTTTAGTCAGGTATTTCGTCGGGTCTGGATTTACGGTGTCGCATTGGGACTGGGAACAATCGGGTTTGGGGTGATAGCGACTTTTATCACGCTTTACTTCAGCAGCAGGGGCTGGAGTGGTGCCGCCATGACCCTGACTCTTTACAGTCTTGGATTTGCAGGAGTTCGGTTAGTTTCAGGAAATGCGATTACCCGGTTTGGCGGGATTAAAGTATCACTGGTGTCATTTATTGCTGAAGCAATCGGGTTATTTCTGCTGTGGCATGCAGATTCAGTGCTGGCGGCAGATATCGGAGCACTATTAACCGGTTGTGGTTTTTCTCTGATATTCCCGGCTCTGGGGGTAGAGGCTGTGAAGCAGGTAGAGCAGCAAAGCCAGGGGTCGGCACTGGGAACTTATTCGGCGTTCCTCGATTTTGGTCTGGGAATGACCGGGCCGGTGGCCGGACTGCTGATGAATCACCTTGGTATCCGGTCGGTTTATCTGGCAGCCTCTTTGGTAGTGATTGCCGGTGTACTAATGATGATTCGTCTGTTGGTGTGCCCGCGGAAACCGTTAGGAACCAGCTAG